The Streptomyces avermitilis MA-4680 = NBRC 14893 genome contains a region encoding:
- a CDS encoding LpqB family beta-propeller domain-containing protein, whose translation MGAEGGGRRRALRLGAYVGCGAVLLTGCASMPDSGDLRGVESTPRQDAQVRVFAMPPREDAAPAEIVQGFLEALTSDDPQYETAREYLTGDASKQWRPYKSTTVLADGPNPEPERTRNRETGDDFAYTLTGSRLAKVDGQHAYAPDSGDYTGTVHLTLQRKTGQWRIDALPQGVVMGKSDFERNYKSVNKYYFASNVPAGTSGQLGTVADPVYVRGKVDPVTAMVTELLKGPTRWLAPVARSSFPTDTGLKKGVTSLAPDDQNKLTVPLNKKADRVGRAQCTKMAAQLLFTLKDLTPTGVDEVELQRSDGSTLCDLGEAEAESIASHGTGKSGEYEYFIDGEQRLVRLSGSSNGKDPDPVPGALGEGAKKLRAAAVSRDEVTAAGVSFDGSSLYVGSLVSGASLGEAVVHSAGTTEKDRLTTPSWDGGGDLWVADRDPAKSRLLLLQKGSGEPLEVRTPRLDGRIDAVRVAADGVRIALIVERDGKTSLQIGRIERETKADERADVSILELHSVTPQLEEVTAMSWAGDSRLVVVGREKGGVQQMRYVQVDGSTPSGSAPASLTGVQQIAASEDERLPLVAYSEDGIVRLSSGAQWQKVMKEGTAPVYPG comes from the coding sequence GTGGGCGCTGAGGGGGGCGGCCGACGGCGCGCGCTGCGGCTGGGGGCGTACGTCGGCTGTGGTGCCGTGCTGCTGACGGGGTGCGCCTCGATGCCGGACAGCGGGGATCTGCGGGGTGTCGAGTCGACGCCCCGGCAGGACGCGCAGGTCCGGGTGTTCGCGATGCCGCCGCGTGAGGATGCCGCGCCCGCTGAGATCGTCCAGGGTTTCCTGGAGGCGCTGACCAGCGACGACCCGCAGTATGAGACGGCGCGGGAGTACCTCACCGGCGATGCCTCGAAGCAGTGGCGGCCCTACAAGTCCACCACCGTGCTCGCCGACGGGCCGAATCCCGAGCCGGAGCGCACGAGGAACCGGGAGACCGGCGACGACTTCGCGTACACGCTGACGGGCAGCAGGCTCGCCAAGGTGGACGGGCAGCACGCGTATGCGCCGGACTCGGGTGACTACACCGGGACGGTGCATCTCACGCTGCAGCGGAAGACCGGGCAGTGGCGCATCGACGCGCTCCCGCAGGGCGTGGTGATGGGCAAGTCCGACTTCGAACGCAACTACAAGTCCGTCAACAAGTACTACTTCGCCTCGAACGTGCCCGCCGGGACGAGCGGTCAGCTGGGCACCGTCGCGGACCCGGTGTACGTACGCGGCAAGGTGGACCCGGTGACGGCGATGGTCACCGAGCTGCTGAAGGGCCCCACGCGCTGGCTGGCGCCGGTGGCGAGGTCGAGCTTCCCCACCGACACGGGGCTGAAGAAGGGCGTCACGTCGCTGGCGCCCGACGACCAGAACAAGCTGACGGTGCCGCTGAACAAGAAGGCCGACCGCGTCGGACGGGCGCAGTGCACCAAGATGGCGGCCCAACTTCTGTTCACGCTCAAGGATCTGACGCCCACGGGTGTGGACGAGGTGGAGCTGCAGCGGTCCGACGGGTCCACGCTGTGCGATCTCGGGGAGGCCGAGGCCGAGAGCATCGCCTCGCACGGCACGGGCAAGTCGGGCGAGTACGAGTACTTCATCGACGGCGAGCAGCGGCTCGTGCGGTTGTCCGGCAGCAGCAACGGCAAGGACCCGGATCCGGTGCCTGGGGCGCTGGGTGAGGGTGCCAAGAAGCTGCGCGCTGCGGCGGTCTCGCGTGACGAGGTCACCGCGGCCGGGGTCTCGTTCGACGGGAGCTCGCTGTACGTCGGGTCGCTGGTGTCGGGTGCCTCGCTCGGCGAGGCGGTCGTGCACAGTGCGGGCACGACCGAGAAGGACCGGCTGACGACTCCCAGCTGGGACGGCGGAGGTGACCTGTGGGTGGCCGACCGGGACCCGGCGAAGTCCCGGCTGCTCCTGTTGCAGAAGGGCTCGGGCGAACCGCTGGAGGTGCGCACGCCCAGGCTCGACGGGCGCATCGACGCCGTACGAGTGGCTGCCGACGGCGTGCGGATCGCGCTGATCGTGGAACGGGACGGCAAGACGTCTCTGCAGATCGGACGTATCGAGCGGGAGACCAAGGCCGATGAGCGCGCCGATGTGTCGATTCTCGAACTGCACTCCGTGACACCGCAGCTGGAGGAGGTCACGGCCATGTCGTGGGCCGGGGACAGCCGGCTCGTGGTGGTCGGGCGCGAGAAGGGCGGTGTGCAGCAGATGCGGTACGTCCAGGTCGACGGCTCCACGCCGTCGGGCTCGGCGCCCGCCTCGCTGACCGGCGTGCAGCAGATCGCGGCGTCCGAGGACGAGCGGCTGCCGCTGGTGGCGTACTCGGAGGACGGGATCGTACGGCTGTCGTCCGGAGCGCAGTGGCAGAAGGTCATGAAGGAGGGGACGGCTCCGGTCTATCCGGGCTGA
- a CDS encoding ComF family protein gives MRGWWQDLTDLVLPAECGGCGKPRTVLCPECRAALHGAAPCRVRPEPEPSGLPVVHASAAYEGGVRAALLAHKERGALALAGPLGTALAGAVRAGLGSARPWCGDGPVRPGGGVVRESVLLVPVPSSRRVVRARGHDPARRIALAAAGELRRAGTVARVAAVLRQRRFVADQSGLNARQRLANLAGALEVAAGGARLLAGGGRVVLVDDLMTTGASLAEAARAVRAAMADTQVYGEGTRETTGERMVGATVTEPERTEAVRRMARTSDAGDGVRAAVVAASPDAFEINWN, from the coding sequence ATGCGGGGGTGGTGGCAGGACCTCACGGATCTGGTGCTGCCGGCCGAGTGCGGAGGCTGCGGCAAGCCTCGTACGGTGCTCTGCCCGGAGTGCCGTGCCGCCCTTCACGGGGCCGCGCCGTGCCGGGTGCGACCGGAGCCGGAGCCGTCGGGGCTGCCTGTCGTGCACGCGTCGGCGGCGTACGAGGGCGGGGTGCGGGCGGCGCTCCTCGCGCACAAGGAACGCGGTGCGCTGGCGCTGGCAGGACCGCTGGGGACGGCTCTGGCGGGGGCTGTGCGGGCGGGGCTGGGGTCTGCGAGGCCCTGGTGCGGGGACGGGCCGGTGCGGCCCGGAGGCGGCGTCGTGCGGGAGTCCGTGCTGCTGGTTCCGGTGCCGTCGTCGCGGCGGGTGGTGCGGGCGCGGGGGCATGATCCCGCGCGGCGGATCGCGCTCGCGGCGGCGGGAGAGCTGCGGCGGGCCGGGACGGTGGCGCGGGTGGCGGCCGTGCTGCGGCAGCGGCGGTTCGTGGCAGACCAGTCGGGGCTCAACGCCCGGCAGCGGCTGGCGAATCTCGCGGGCGCGCTGGAGGTGGCCGCCGGGGGCGCCCGGCTGCTGGCCGGTGGGGGGCGGGTCGTGCTCGTCGACGACCTGATGACGACCGGCGCTTCGCTGGCGGAGGCGGCCCGCGCGGTGCGGGCCGCGATGGCGGACACGCAGGTGTACGGAGAAGGAACGCGGGAAACAACGGGAGAACGGATGGTGGGAGCGACAGTGACGGAGCCGGAGCGGACAGAAGCCGTACGGAGAATGGCGCGTACGAGCGATGCCGGAGACGGGGTCCGAGCAGCCGTTGTCGCAGCTTCTCCGGACGCTTTCGAAATAAACTGGAACTGA
- the hpf gene encoding ribosome hibernation-promoting factor, HPF/YfiA family — protein sequence MDIVVKGRKTEVPERFRKHVAEKLKLEKIQKLDGKVISLDVEVSKEPNPRQADRCDRVEITLRSRGPVIRAEAAASDPYAALDLAADKLEARLRKEHDKRHTRRGAGRLSAADVADTVPGAATLNGSGGIVSEAESDGIPTKKIGSLEVKGEGPLVVREKTHVASPMSLDQALYEMELVGHDFYLFVDSETKEPSVVYRRHAYDYGVIHLSTDPMVAQAQSADAGGALGG from the coding sequence GTGGACATCGTCGTCAAGGGCCGCAAGACCGAGGTGCCCGAGCGGTTCCGCAAGCACGTGGCCGAGAAGCTGAAGCTGGAGAAGATCCAGAAGCTCGATGGCAAGGTGATCAGCCTCGACGTCGAGGTGTCCAAGGAGCCCAACCCCCGGCAGGCCGACCGTTGCGACCGAGTGGAGATCACGCTCCGCTCCCGCGGACCGGTGATCCGGGCGGAGGCAGCGGCCAGCGATCCGTACGCGGCGCTCGACCTGGCGGCGGACAAGCTCGAAGCCCGGCTGCGCAAGGAGCACGACAAGCGCCACACCCGCCGCGGTGCGGGCAGGCTCTCCGCCGCGGACGTCGCCGACACCGTTCCGGGCGCAGCGACGCTGAACGGGAGCGGCGGCATCGTCAGTGAGGCGGAGTCGGACGGTATCCCGACCAAGAAGATCGGCTCGCTCGAGGTCAAGGGCGAAGGCCCCCTCGTGGTCCGCGAGAAGACCCACGTTGCTTCCCCGATGTCGCTCGACCAGGCGCTCTACGAGATGGAGCTGGTCGGGCATGACTTCTATCTGTTCGTCGACTCCGAGACCAAGGAGCCCAGTGTCGTCTACCGGCGGCACGCATACGACTACGGCGTCATCCACCTCAGCACGGACCCGATGGTCGCCCAGGCGCAGTCGGCCGACGCGGGCGGTGCACTCGGCGGCTGA
- a CDS encoding response regulator, translating into MADSFGPMRDDDADGGVVGMGPDADSPGKEPIRVLVVDDHALFRRGLEIVLAAEEDIQVVGEAGDGAEAVDKAADLLPDIVLMDVRMPKRGGIEACTSIKEVAPSAKIIMLTISDEEADLYDAIKAGATGYLLKEISTDEVATAIRAVADGQSQISPSMASKLLTEFKSMIQRTDERRLVPAPRLTDRELEVLKLVATGMNNRDIAKELFISENTVKNHVRNILEKLQLHSRMEAVVYAMREKILEIR; encoded by the coding sequence ATGGCGGACAGCTTCGGACCGATGCGGGACGACGATGCCGACGGCGGCGTCGTCGGCATGGGCCCGGACGCGGACTCTCCGGGCAAGGAGCCCATCCGAGTCCTTGTCGTGGACGACCACGCCCTCTTCCGCCGCGGTCTGGAGATCGTGCTCGCGGCCGAGGAGGACATCCAGGTCGTCGGAGAGGCCGGCGACGGCGCGGAGGCCGTGGACAAGGCCGCGGATCTGCTGCCCGACATCGTGCTGATGGACGTACGGATGCCCAAGCGCGGCGGGATCGAGGCGTGCACCTCCATCAAGGAGGTGGCGCCCAGCGCGAAGATCATCATGTTGACGATCAGCGACGAAGAGGCCGATCTCTACGACGCGATCAAGGCGGGCGCGACCGGTTATCTCCTCAAGGAGATCTCCACGGACGAGGTGGCCACGGCCATTCGCGCGGTCGCCGACGGGCAGTCGCAGATCAGCCCTTCCATGGCGTCGAAACTCCTCACCGAGTTCAAGTCGATGATCCAGCGGACGGACGAGCGCCGTCTGGTGCCCGCGCCGCGGCTCACGGACCGCGAACTGGAAGTCCTCAAGCTGGTCGCCACCGGGATGAACAACCGCGATATCGCGAAGGAGCTGTTCATCTCCGAGAACACCGTGAAGAACCATGTGCGCAACATCCTGGAGAAGCTGCAACTGCACTCCAGGATGGAGGCGGTGGTGTACGCGATGCGGGAGAAGATCCTCGAGATCCGGTAG
- a CDS encoding winged helix-turn-helix domain-containing protein — MPSLPRPTAELSADDARRIALRAQGFLGAPDRRAGVRGVLRHLGAVQLDTISVLARSHELIPYARLGAVGRKTVERAYWTTASADASPAHPHAFEYWSHAACILPIEEWPHFAFRRRAYRARPHWNHELPDGTYDQVIKQLRTEGPLTATELGGAKKTSEWWDWSGTKVAVERALMYGEVVCVERRGWKRVYDLAERAVPKTLLHDELDDTECLRRLVRLAGQSLGVGTRADIADYHRLKGEQFDAVIADSGLVPVAVEGWSKPAWADPAALETAPRGRHRTTLLSPFDSLVWERARTERIFGFTHRLEAYVPKPKRIYGYFAMPVLAGGQLIGRVDPAREGSTLVAKQVTLDGPTAVPGVAQALVEAATWVDCTDVRVERVDIPELREPLVRELARTLG; from the coding sequence ATGCCGAGCCTGCCGCGCCCCACCGCCGAACTCTCCGCTGACGACGCCCGCCGCATCGCCCTGCGCGCGCAGGGATTTTTGGGCGCCCCCGACCGTAGGGCGGGCGTGCGCGGCGTGCTCCGCCACCTCGGAGCGGTCCAGCTCGACACGATCTCGGTGCTCGCCCGCTCGCACGAGCTGATCCCGTACGCCCGCCTGGGCGCGGTGGGCCGCAAAACGGTCGAGCGGGCGTACTGGACCACCGCATCCGCCGACGCCTCCCCGGCACACCCCCACGCGTTCGAGTACTGGTCGCACGCGGCCTGCATCCTCCCCATCGAGGAGTGGCCCCACTTCGCCTTCCGCCGCCGCGCCTACCGCGCCCGCCCGCACTGGAACCACGAGCTGCCGGACGGCACGTACGACCAGGTCATCAAGCAGCTCCGCACGGAAGGCCCGCTCACCGCGACCGAGTTGGGCGGCGCGAAGAAGACCAGCGAGTGGTGGGACTGGTCGGGCACGAAGGTCGCCGTGGAGCGCGCGCTCATGTACGGCGAGGTGGTGTGCGTCGAGCGCCGCGGCTGGAAGCGGGTGTACGACCTGGCCGAGCGTGCCGTCCCAAAGACGCTGCTGCACGACGAGTTGGACGACACCGAGTGCCTGCGCCGTCTCGTCCGCCTCGCGGGCCAGTCCCTGGGCGTGGGCACACGCGCGGACATCGCCGACTACCACCGTCTCAAGGGCGAGCAGTTCGACGCGGTGATCGCGGACTCGGGTCTGGTGCCGGTGGCGGTCGAGGGCTGGTCCAAGCCGGCCTGGGCGGACCCGGCGGCGCTGGAGACGGCCCCGCGCGGCCGCCACCGCACGACGCTCCTGTCCCCCTTCGACTCCCTGGTCTGGGAGCGGGCGCGCACAGAGCGGATCTTCGGCTTCACCCACCGCCTGGAGGCATACGTCCCGAAGCCGAAGCGGATCTACGGCTACTTCGCGATGCCGGTGCTCGCGGGCGGGCAGCTGATCGGCCGCGTGGACCCCGCGCGCGAAGGCAGCACCCTGGTCGCCAAGCAGGTGACCCTGGACGGCCCCACGGCGGTCCCGGGAGTGGCGCAGGCCCTGGTGGAGGCCGCGACCTGGGTGGACTGCACGGACGTACGAGTGGAGCGGGTGGACATCCCGGAACTGCGCGAGCCCCTCGTCAGGGAACTGGCCCGCACCCTGGGATGA
- a CDS encoding GNAT family N-acetyltransferase encodes MEPATLTTDRLVLRTVGTQDTDAVYEAAQDPEIQRWTTIPSPYLPEHAASFTDQLVPEGWANGSMFTFGVFLPSGELAGMLALSMRALGVSEVGFWATKEHRGNGYITEAVLAASHWAFTRMSIDRVEWRAQVGNTGSRAVAERAGFTIEGTLRSAINNKGVRRDCWVGSLLPSDLGLPSTAPYLPTPR; translated from the coding sequence ATGGAACCCGCCACGCTGACCACCGATCGTCTTGTCCTGCGCACCGTGGGCACCCAGGACACCGACGCCGTGTACGAGGCAGCCCAGGACCCCGAGATCCAGCGCTGGACCACGATCCCGTCGCCCTACCTTCCGGAGCACGCGGCGAGCTTCACGGATCAGCTGGTGCCCGAAGGCTGGGCGAACGGCTCCATGTTCACGTTCGGCGTCTTCCTCCCCTCCGGCGAACTGGCCGGCATGCTCGCCCTCTCCATGCGCGCCCTCGGCGTGAGCGAGGTCGGCTTCTGGGCGACGAAGGAGCACCGCGGCAACGGCTACATCACCGAGGCCGTCCTCGCCGCCTCCCACTGGGCGTTCACCCGGATGTCGATCGACCGCGTGGAATGGCGCGCGCAAGTGGGCAACACGGGCTCCCGCGCAGTGGCCGAACGCGCCGGCTTCACGATCGAGGGCACCCTCCGCTCAGCGATCAACAACAAGGGAGTACGGCGGGACTGCTGGGTCGGCTCCCTGTTGCCGTCGGACCTGGGACTGCCGTCGACAGCGCCGTACCTTCCGACGCCGCGCTAG
- the secA gene encoding preprotein translocase subunit SecA: MSVLSKIMRAGEGKILRKLHRIADQVNSIEEDFVDLSDAELRALTDEYKQRYADGESLDDLLPEAFATVREAAKRVLGQRHYDVQMMGGAALHLGYVAEMKTGEGKTLVGTLPAYLNALSGDGVHLITVNDYLAERDSEMMGRVHKFLGLSVGCILANMTPAQRREQYGCDITYGTNNEFGFDYLRDNMAWSQDELVQRGHNFAVVDEVDSILVDEARTPLIISGPADQATKWYGDFAKLVTRLKKGEAGNTLKGIEETGDYEVDEKKRTVAIHESGVAKVEDWLGIDNLYESVNTPLVGYLNNAIKAKELFKKDKDYVVIDGEVMIVDEHTGRILAGRRYNEGMHQAIEAKEGVDIKDENQTLATITLQNFFRLYNKLSGMTGTAMTEAAEFHQIYKLGVVPIPTNKPMVRKDQSDLIYRTEVAKFDAVVDDIAEKHEKGQPILVGTTSVEKSEYLSQQLSKRGIQHEVLNAKQHDREATIVAQAGRKGAVTVATNMAGRGTDIKLGGNPDDLAEAELRQRGLDPEEHIEEWAAALPAALERAEKAVKAEFEEVKELGGLYVLGTERHESRRIDNQLRGRSGRQGDPGESRFYLSLGDDLMRLFKAQMVERVMSMANVPDDVPIENKMVTRAIASAQSQVETQNFETRKNVLKYDEVLNRQREVIYGERRRVLEGEDLQEQIHHFMDDTIDAYIEAETAEGFAEEWDLDRLWGAFKQLYPVKVTVDELEEAAGDRAGLTAEFISESIKDDIHEQYEQRETQLGSEIMRELERRVVLSVLDRKWREHLYEMDYLQEGIGLRAMAQKDPLVEYQREGFDMFTAMMDGIKEESVGYLFNLEVQVEQQVEEVPVEDEKPSLEKEDAVPAQAGARPEIRAKGLEAPQRPDRLHFSAPTVDGEGGIIEGDFSSDDDEEPVRSEADGLTRAERRKQSKGGRRRKK, from the coding sequence GTGTCCGTCCTCTCAAAGATCATGCGTGCAGGCGAAGGCAAGATCCTGCGCAAGCTGCACCGCATCGCGGACCAGGTCAACTCCATCGAAGAGGACTTCGTCGACCTCTCCGACGCCGAGCTGCGGGCCCTCACCGATGAGTACAAGCAGCGGTACGCCGACGGCGAGAGCCTCGACGACCTGCTGCCCGAGGCGTTCGCCACCGTCCGCGAGGCGGCCAAGCGCGTTCTGGGCCAGCGGCACTACGACGTGCAGATGATGGGCGGCGCCGCGCTCCACCTCGGCTATGTCGCCGAGATGAAGACCGGTGAGGGCAAGACGCTCGTCGGCACCCTGCCCGCGTATCTGAACGCGCTCTCCGGAGACGGCGTCCACCTCATCACGGTCAACGACTACCTGGCCGAGCGCGACTCCGAGATGATGGGCCGCGTCCACAAGTTCCTGGGTCTGAGCGTCGGCTGCATCCTCGCCAACATGACGCCGGCCCAGCGCCGCGAGCAGTACGGGTGCGACATCACGTACGGCACGAACAACGAGTTCGGCTTCGACTACCTGCGCGACAACATGGCGTGGTCCCAGGACGAACTGGTGCAGCGCGGCCACAACTTCGCGGTCGTCGACGAGGTCGACTCCATCCTCGTCGACGAGGCCCGTACGCCGCTGATCATCTCCGGACCGGCCGACCAGGCCACCAAGTGGTACGGCGACTTCGCCAAGCTGGTCACCCGCCTGAAGAAGGGCGAGGCGGGCAACACCCTCAAGGGCATCGAGGAGACCGGGGACTACGAGGTCGACGAGAAGAAGCGCACCGTCGCCATCCACGAGTCCGGTGTCGCCAAGGTCGAGGACTGGCTGGGCATCGACAACCTCTACGAGTCGGTGAACACGCCGCTGGTGGGCTACCTGAACAACGCCATCAAGGCCAAGGAGCTCTTCAAGAAGGACAAGGACTATGTCGTCATCGACGGCGAAGTCATGATCGTCGACGAGCACACCGGCCGTATCCTCGCCGGCCGCCGCTACAACGAGGGCATGCACCAGGCGATCGAGGCGAAGGAAGGGGTGGACATCAAGGACGAGAACCAGACGCTCGCCACGATCACCCTGCAGAACTTCTTCCGCCTCTACAACAAGCTCTCCGGCATGACCGGTACGGCGATGACCGAGGCCGCCGAGTTCCACCAGATCTACAAGCTCGGCGTCGTCCCGATCCCGACGAACAAGCCGATGGTCCGCAAGGACCAGTCGGACCTGATCTACCGCACCGAGGTGGCCAAGTTCGACGCGGTGGTCGACGACATCGCGGAGAAGCACGAGAAGGGCCAGCCGATCCTCGTCGGCACCACCTCGGTCGAGAAGTCCGAGTACCTCTCGCAGCAGCTCTCCAAGCGCGGCATCCAGCACGAGGTGCTGAACGCGAAGCAGCACGACCGTGAGGCGACGATCGTCGCCCAGGCCGGCCGCAAGGGCGCCGTGACGGTCGCCACGAACATGGCCGGCCGTGGTACGGACATCAAGCTCGGCGGCAACCCCGATGACCTCGCCGAGGCGGAGCTGCGCCAGCGCGGCCTCGACCCCGAGGAGCACATCGAGGAGTGGGCCGCGGCGCTGCCCGCCGCCCTGGAGCGGGCCGAGAAGGCCGTCAAGGCCGAGTTCGAAGAGGTCAAGGAACTCGGCGGTCTCTACGTGCTGGGCACCGAGCGCCATGAGTCGCGGCGTATCGACAACCAGCTGCGCGGTCGTTCCGGCCGCCAGGGCGACCCCGGTGAGTCCCGCTTCTACCTCTCCCTGGGCGACGACCTGATGCGGCTGTTCAAGGCCCAGATGGTCGAGCGCGTGATGTCGATGGCGAACGTCCCCGACGACGTGCCGATCGAGAACAAGATGGTCACGCGCGCGATCGCGTCCGCCCAGTCGCAGGTCGAGACGCAGAACTTCGAGACCCGCAAGAACGTCCTCAAGTACGACGAGGTCCTCAACCGGCAGCGCGAGGTCATCTACGGCGAGCGCCGCCGCGTCCTGGAGGGCGAGGATCTGCAGGAGCAGATCCACCACTTCATGGACGACACGATCGACGCCTACATCGAGGCGGAGACCGCCGAGGGCTTCGCCGAGGAGTGGGACCTCGACCGGCTGTGGGGCGCCTTCAAGCAGCTCTACCCGGTGAAGGTCACCGTTGATGAGCTGGAGGAGGCGGCCGGCGACCGTGCCGGTCTGACGGCCGAGTTCATCTCCGAGTCCATCAAGGACGACATCCACGAGCAGTACGAGCAGCGTGAGACGCAGCTCGGCTCCGAGATCATGCGTGAGCTGGAGCGCCGGGTCGTTCTGTCGGTCCTCGACCGCAAGTGGCGCGAGCACCTCTACGAGATGGACTATCTCCAGGAGGGCATCGGCCTGCGCGCGATGGCGCAGAAGGACCCGCTGGTCGAGTACCAGCGCGAGGGCTTCGACATGTTCACCGCCATGATGGACGGCATCAAGGAGGAGTCCGTCGGCTACCTGTTCAACCTGGAGGTCCAGGTCGAGCAGCAGGTCGAGGAGGTCCCGGTCGAGGACGAGAAGCCTTCGCTGGAGAAGGAGGACGCGGTGCCGGCGCAGGCGGGCGCCCGTCCGGAGATCCGCGCCAAGGGGCTCGAAGCCCCGCAGCGGCCGGACCGGCTGCACTTCTCCGCGCCGACCGTGGACGGCGAGGGCGGCATCATCGAGGGCGACTTCAGCAGCGACGACGACGAAGAGCCCGTGCGGTCCGAGGCGGACGGCCTCACGCGTGCGGAGCGCCGCAAGCAGTCCAAGGGCGGGCGGCGCCGCAAGAAGTGA